In Candidatus Sulfurimonas marisnigri, a single genomic region encodes these proteins:
- a CDS encoding NAD-dependent epimerase/dehydratase family protein produces MTLVVGKRSNLSKKILEKCDDCVLISSFEIENNLDYILKYCKSGRVNIVLNNFQISISLNENINFDDYLTKSILNTSRILSFLINNNIIISSLIYTSSSSVYGNNKFCSEDDQVKPMNLQGALKVANEELIKRFCNEYKINYTITRIFNMYGGDDNFSVISKIKSSYLNNEVLNIINNGNAIRDYVHIDDVVKVYKNLLNKRDNIPKVLNIASGSGKRIFDILNVLSKNQIHIDINNIEREEINASISDVSLLNQVVNTDDFTNVIDYLLKELKR; encoded by the coding sequence TTGACATTAGTTGTTGGAAAAAGAAGTAATCTTTCAAAAAAAATACTTGAAAAGTGTGATGATTGTGTATTGATCTCTTCATTTGAGATTGAAAATAATTTAGATTATATTTTAAAATATTGCAAAAGTGGTAGAGTAAATATTGTACTAAACAATTTCCAGATATCAATATCGTTAAATGAAAATATAAATTTTGATGATTACCTTACAAAATCTATATTAAATACATCTAGGATATTGTCATTTTTAATTAATAACAATATCATAATAAGTAGCCTGATCTATACTAGCAGCAGTTCAGTTTATGGTAATAATAAATTTTGTTCTGAAGATGATCAAGTAAAGCCTATGAACTTACAGGGAGCATTAAAGGTTGCAAATGAAGAGTTGATTAAAAGGTTTTGCAATGAATATAAAATCAATTATACAATTACTAGAATATTTAATATGTATGGTGGAGATGATAACTTTTCTGTAATAAGTAAAATAAAAAGTTCATATTTAAATAATGAAGTGCTAAATATTATAAACAATGGCAACGCTATAAGGGATTATGTTCATATAGATGACGTAGTAAAAGTATATAAAAATTTATTGAATAAAAGAGATAATATACCTAAAGTTTTGAATATTGCAAGTGGAAGTGGAAAAAGAATTTTTGATATTTTAAATGTTTTAAGTAAAAATCAAATACATATAGATATAAATAATATAGAAAGAGAAGAGATTAATGCCTCAATATCTGATGTTAGTCTTCTAAATCAGGTGGTTAATACAGATGATTTTACAAACGTCATAGATTATCTGCTCAAAGAATTGAAAAGATAA
- a CDS encoding glycosyltransferase family 2 protein, translating into MQTNKNILISIILPLYNAEKYISETIQSVINQTYENWEMIIVDDCSTDKSKYIVSGFEKSDKRIKLISLETNFGGPSRPRNIGVESSKGEYIAFLDADDLWTSQKLEKQLEYMKSKNKNFSSHSAITINENSEILNEIIFFKKYLKKNINYDIKQLVKGNFIYLSSVMLKKDIFLNFSEEKNCISVEDYYLWLHMFNNKSINYSYYPNDFLKYRIVSNSISDRSIKGKQEAKAMYYCLKFILEANRFDLLKYINTNEHIFMKKIQNFCINKLFCG; encoded by the coding sequence GTGCAAACAAACAAAAATATTTTAATATCTATAATATTACCTCTTTATAATGCAGAAAAATACATATCTGAAACTATACAAAGTGTGATAAATCAGACATATGAAAATTGGGAGATGATTATAGTTGATGATTGTTCTACTGATAAAAGTAAATATATAGTCAGTGGTTTTGAAAAAAGCGATAAAAGAATTAAACTTATATCATTAGAAACTAATTTTGGTGGACCATCAAGACCTAGGAATATAGGAGTTGAAAGTTCAAAAGGTGAATATATTGCTTTTTTGGATGCTGATGATTTATGGACATCTCAGAAATTAGAAAAACAACTAGAGTATATGAAAAGTAAAAATAAAAATTTTTCAAGTCATAGTGCAATAACTATTAATGAAAATTCCGAGATATTAAATGAAATTATTTTTTTTAAAAAATATTTAAAAAAAAATATAAATTATGATATAAAACAATTGGTGAAAGGTAATTTTATTTATTTATCATCAGTTATGTTAAAAAAAGATATTTTTTTAAATTTTAGTGAAGAAAAAAATTGTATCTCAGTTGAAGACTATTATTTATGGCTTCATATGTTTAATAATAAATCTATTAATTATAGTTATTATCCAAATGACTTTTTAAAATATAGAATAGTAAGTAATTCCATATCTGATAGATCAATTAAAGGTAAACAGGAAGCAAAGGCAATGTATTATTGTTTAAAATTTATTTTAGAAGCTAATAGGTTTGATTTACTCAAATATATAAATACTAATGAACATATATTTATGAAAAAAATACAAAACTTTTGTATAAATAAGCTTTTCTGTGGATAA
- a CDS encoding acyltransferase, producing the protein MTLIQAFRKRLFYFLNFKKFKKFSKSAVFIKPDIIQGYKYISIGNNVVFQSMAWILAFKQDGIEPSLIIEDGTVIGRFSHIVSLRKVVIRSNVLIADKVYISDNIHEYKDINLPIMKQPILYKADVEIGENSWIGENVSVIGVKIGKHCIIGANSVVTKNIPDYSIAVGNPAVVIKKYNIHTQKWDSAYANI; encoded by the coding sequence ATGACTCTTATACAAGCATTTAGAAAAAGATTGTTTTATTTTTTAAATTTTAAAAAATTTAAAAAATTTTCTAAAAGTGCAGTTTTTATAAAGCCAGATATTATACAAGGGTATAAATATATTAGTATCGGCAACAATGTGGTTTTTCAAAGTATGGCATGGATTCTTGCTTTTAAGCAAGATGGTATTGAGCCATCTTTAATCATTGAAGATGGAACAGTTATTGGAAGATTTTCTCACATAGTATCACTTAGAAAAGTTGTAATTAGAAGTAATGTTTTGATAGCAGATAAAGTGTATATATCTGATAATATACATGAATATAAAGATATAAACTTACCAATTATGAAACAACCTATTTTATATAAAGCAGATGTAGAAATAGGTGAGAACAGCTGGATAGGGGAAAATGTTTCAGTAATTGGTGTAAAAATTGGTAAACATTGTATTATTGGTGCTAATTCAGTTGTTACTAAAAATATTCCAGATTATTCGATAGCTGTTGGGAATCCAGCTGTTGTAATTAAAAAATACAATATTCATACACAAAAGTGGGATTCAGCTTATGCAAATATTTGA
- a CDS encoding FkbM family methyltransferase, translating into MKNIVGKFYNLLRIIVELRRINVEKKLKNSFFSTWIKVFFFNYYNKESSTAIIMDYKVSFLDFDLFKYLYKEIFLSNEYYFTADNKQPYIIDCGSNIGMSILYFKTIYPESKIIAFEPGKETYACLLKNIENNNLDNVAAYEVALSDKEGFIDFFYDEDDVGSLLMSSVQERLPKQKRSVKSELLSSYIDKEVDFLKMDIEGAEMSVITELCNSGKIKYIKKMVIEYHHHIIKGVDDFSKMLKLLESNKFGYHIQGNFYNDIEVEHFQDIIIYAYRK; encoded by the coding sequence ATGAAAAATATAGTAGGTAAGTTTTATAATTTACTAAGGATAATAGTAGAACTTAGAAGGATTAATGTAGAAAAAAAACTTAAAAATAGTTTTTTTTCTACATGGATAAAAGTTTTTTTCTTTAATTATTATAACAAAGAGAGTAGCACAGCAATCATCATGGATTATAAAGTGTCTTTTTTAGATTTTGATTTATTTAAATATCTTTATAAAGAAATATTTTTAAGTAACGAGTATTATTTTACTGCTGATAATAAACAGCCATATATAATTGATTGTGGTAGTAATATAGGAATGTCTATATTGTATTTTAAAACAATATATCCTGAATCAAAGATAATTGCTTTTGAACCAGGTAAGGAAACATATGCTTGTCTCTTAAAAAATATTGAAAATAACAACTTAGATAATGTAGCAGCATACGAAGTGGCTCTTTCTGATAAAGAAGGCTTTATTGATTTTTTTTATGATGAAGATGATGTTGGTTCATTACTGATGAGTTCAGTGCAAGAAAGGTTACCAAAACAAAAAAGAAGTGTAAAATCTGAATTATTGTCTAGTTATATAGATAAAGAAGTGGATTTTTTAAAGATGGATATAGAAGGTGCTGAAATGAGTGTAATCACTGAACTTTGTAATTCTGGAAAAATAAAATACATAAAAAAAATGGTAATAGAATATCATCATCATATAATAAAAGGTGTTGATGATTTTTCTAAGATGTTGAAACTTCTAGAAAGTAATAAATTTGGATATCATATTCAAGGGAATTTTTATAATGATATTGAAGTTGAACATTTTCAAGATATAATTATATACGCATATAGAAAGTAG
- a CDS encoding CatB-related O-acetyltransferase, with protein sequence MLKFLKERFNYYKLVKKFSTSKIYFDVTVDKKSFIGKNTVLFSGVNLLHSTVSDYTYIQSNSNILFSNIGKFCSIASNVSIGLANHPMSMISTSPIFYDYTQPLPCFFTKEILYDSKHNITNIESDVWIGQGAMIKSGVTIGVGAVIAAGAVVVKDVEPYSIVGGVPAKHLKYRFDEKLRNELYLSKWWELSDEKIIGLSEYFSNPNLMLNEIK encoded by the coding sequence ATGCTTAAATTTTTAAAAGAAAGGTTTAACTATTATAAATTAGTAAAAAAATTTTCTACAAGTAAAATATATTTTGATGTAACAGTTGATAAAAAAAGTTTTATTGGTAAAAATACTGTTTTGTTTTCTGGTGTAAATTTATTACACAGTACAGTATCAGATTATACTTACATTCAATCTAATTCCAATATTTTATTTTCAAATATCGGAAAATTTTGCAGTATTGCAAGTAATGTAAGTATAGGGTTGGCAAATCATCCTATGAGTATGATAAGTACAAGTCCTATCTTTTATGATTATACTCAGCCTTTACCTTGTTTTTTTACAAAAGAAATATTATATGATAGTAAGCATAACATTACAAATATTGAATCAGATGTCTGGATAGGGCAAGGAGCTATGATAAAATCTGGTGTAACAATTGGTGTGGGCGCTGTTATCGCTGCAGGAGCAGTTGTTGTTAAAGATGTAGAGCCATACAGTATAGTTGGTGGAGTACCAGCAAAACATTTAAAGTATAGATTTGATGAGAAACTTAGGAATGAGCTTTATTTGTCAAAATGGTGGGAGTTAAGTGATGAAAAAATCATAGGCTTATCTGAATACTTCAGTAATCCAAATTTGATGCTTAACGAAATAAAATGA
- the rfbB gene encoding dTDP-glucose 4,6-dehydratase yields the protein MKNNKNILLTGTAGFIGSTFVPYFLDKYHDYNLINLDLLTYAGDLENLKECENNPRYKFIKGDICNRELVEFIFNEYDIKGVIHFAAESHVDNSIKNPGLFIETNVNGTYILVDVAKNYWMNKPFEYKSDYQDCRFHHISTDEVYGTLNETDLFTETTPYAPNSPYSASKASSDMIIRAYNETFGLNTVITNCSNNYGPKQHDEKLIPTIIRKALNNESIPIYGDGENIRDWLYVLDHCKGVDLVYHSGNSGETYNIGGRNERTNLQIVDAICSILDKKVPQEKSYKDLITFVEDRAGHDRRYAIDATKLETELGWKADENFDSGIVKTTEWYLGKYYI from the coding sequence ATGAAAAATAATAAAAATATACTACTAACAGGAACAGCAGGATTTATAGGATCAACCTTTGTACCATACTTCTTAGATAAATACCATGATTATAATTTAATAAATTTAGACTTACTAACTTATGCAGGTGATTTAGAAAATCTAAAAGAATGTGAAAATAACCCTAGATATAAATTTATCAAAGGTGATATTTGTAATAGAGAGTTAGTAGAATTTATATTTAATGAATATGATATTAAGGGTGTTATACATTTTGCAGCAGAATCACATGTAGATAACTCTATCAAAAATCCAGGTCTATTTATAGAAACTAATGTAAATGGAACATATATATTAGTTGATGTAGCAAAAAACTACTGGATGAATAAACCATTTGAATATAAATCTGATTATCAAGATTGTAGATTCCATCATATCTCAACTGATGAAGTATATGGAACATTAAATGAAACAGATCTGTTTACTGAAACTACACCTTATGCACCAAACTCACCATATTCAGCTAGTAAAGCTAGTAGTGATATGATTATAAGAGCATATAATGAAACATTTGGCTTAAATACTGTAATTACAAACTGTTCAAATAATTATGGCCCAAAACAACATGATGAAAAACTTATACCTACAATTATAAGAAAAGCTCTAAATAATGAATCAATTCCAATCTATGGTGATGGTGAGAATATTAGAGATTGGTTATATGTACTTGATCATTGTAAAGGTGTTGACTTAGTGTATCATTCTGGAAACTCTGGTGAGACATATAATATTGGTGGAAGAAATGAAAGAACAAACTTGCAAATAGTAGATGCTATTTGTTCTATACTGGATAAAAAAGTACCACAAGAAAAATCTTATAAAGATTTAATTACATTTGTAGAAGATAGAGCAGGACATGATAGAAGATATGCAATAGATGCAACAAAGTTAGAAACTGAACTTGGTTGGAAAGCAGATGAAAATTTTGATAGTGGAATTGTTAAGACTACTGAATGGTATTTAGGAAAATATTATATATGA
- a CDS encoding NAD-dependent epimerase/dehydratase family protein has translation MFNILVTGSKGFIGKNLLKKLKKLNKISGIHILEYNRGDSSEVLEKLLIKSDFIFHLAGEVRPDSSDKNFKKSNVSLTKEMIEILKKNKIRVPILLASTIHAVLLKNEYGKTKRDSELLVEEYSIKYNINSFIYRLPHVFGEGCKINYNSVISTWIYNSITDKEIVVYDRNIKICYAYVQDIIEDFLYSLNNQKKLKLYLEPKQMFETTLGEVVDFISEFKQNVLMNNYEVENNSFKQKLFQTYKDYYRSLDEK, from the coding sequence ATGTTTAATATTTTAGTAACGGGTTCAAAAGGTTTTATCGGTAAAAACTTATTAAAGAAATTAAAGAAATTAAATAAAATTAGTGGAATTCATATATTAGAATATAATAGAGGAGATAGTTCTGAGGTATTAGAAAAATTATTAATTAAAAGTGACTTTATATTTCATCTCGCAGGAGAAGTAAGACCTGATAGTAGTGATAAAAATTTTAAAAAATCTAACGTTTCTTTAACAAAAGAAATGATCGAAATATTGAAAAAAAATAAAATAAGAGTACCTATTTTATTGGCATCAACAATTCATGCTGTTTTATTAAAAAATGAATATGGGAAAACAAAAAGAGATTCAGAATTATTAGTAGAAGAATATTCTATTAAGTATAATATAAATTCTTTTATTTATAGACTTCCTCACGTGTTTGGAGAAGGATGTAAAATAAATTATAATTCAGTAATAAGTACATGGATTTATAATAGTATTACTGATAAAGAAATAGTTGTCTACGATAGAAATATTAAGATATGTTATGCATATGTACAAGATATAATAGAAGATTTTTTATATAGTTTAAATAATCAAAAAAAACTAAAACTATATTTAGAGCCAAAACAAATGTTTGAAACAACATTAGGTGAAGTTGTTGATTTTATTAGTGAATTCAAACAAAACGTATTAATGAATAATTATGAAGTTGAAAACAACAGTTTTAAACAAAAATTATTCCAAACTTATAAAGATTATTATAGGAGTTTAGATGAAAAATAA
- the rfbC gene encoding dTDP-4-dehydrorhamnose 3,5-epimerase, which translates to MIFKRTSITDVIILEPTIHGDERGYFVETFRQDKLDFFLGYKIKFCQDNESKSSKGVLRGLHYQLAPYAQTKLVRVIAGKVLDVAVDIRKNSPTFGQHVAVELSGENKRQLLVPRGFAHGFVVLEDNTTFAYKVDNYYSPQCDRGIAFDDKDLNINWQIEYSELNLSPKDTKQPKLSQINDLFEFGENYYV; encoded by the coding sequence ATGATATTTAAAAGAACATCTATCACCGATGTAATAATTTTGGAACCAACTATTCATGGTGATGAAAGAGGTTATTTTGTAGAAACTTTTCGCCAAGATAAATTAGATTTTTTTTTGGGTTATAAAATAAAATTTTGTCAGGATAATGAATCAAAAAGCTCAAAAGGAGTTTTAAGAGGTTTACACTACCAATTAGCTCCATATGCTCAAACAAAATTAGTTCGTGTTATTGCTGGAAAAGTTTTAGATGTTGCAGTAGATATACGAAAAAACTCACCTACATTTGGACAACATGTAGCTGTTGAATTAAGTGGTGAAAATAAAAGACAATTATTAGTTCCACGAGGTTTTGCACATGGCTTTGTAGTACTTGAAGATAATACTACATTTGCATACAAAGTAGACAACTACTATTCTCCCCAATGTGATAGAGGAATAGCATTTGATGATAAAGATTTAAATATTAATTGGCAAATTGAATATAGTGAATTAAACTTATCTCCTAAAGATACAAAACAACCAAAATTATCACAAATAAATGACTTATTTGAATTTGGAGAAAATTATTATGTTTAA
- the rfbA gene encoding glucose-1-phosphate thymidylyltransferase RfbA, translated as MKGIILAGGSGTRLYPITKGVSKQLIPIYDKPMVYYPLSVLMLAGITEVLIISTPTDLPRFEELLGDGSDLGMKFEYIVQPSPDGLAQAFILGEKFIGNDDVCLVLGDNIFYGHGLTKLLKQSVENVKEQNKATVFGYYVKDPERYGVAEFDKDGTVTSLEEKPNKAKSNYAVVGLYFYPNDVIKKAKKVKPSKRGELEITTLNQDYLNENRLKVELMGRGYAWLDTGTHESLLEASSFIQTIENRQSLKVACLEEIAYEMNYISKEQLLMLAEPLKKNQYGQYLIARANQGKIYDI; from the coding sequence ATGAAAGGAATAATACTAGCCGGAGGAAGTGGAACAAGACTTTATCCTATAACAAAAGGTGTAAGTAAACAATTAATTCCTATCTATGATAAACCAATGGTATATTATCCATTATCAGTACTTATGTTAGCAGGAATCACAGAAGTACTTATTATTTCAACTCCAACTGATTTACCAAGATTTGAAGAGCTTTTAGGTGATGGAAGTGATTTAGGTATGAAATTTGAATATATAGTTCAACCAAGCCCAGATGGATTAGCTCAAGCATTTATTTTGGGTGAAAAATTTATTGGAAACGATGATGTGTGCTTGGTATTAGGTGACAACATATTTTATGGTCATGGACTTACTAAACTTTTAAAGCAAAGTGTTGAAAATGTAAAAGAACAAAATAAAGCAACTGTCTTTGGATATTATGTTAAAGATCCTGAAAGATATGGTGTAGCTGAGTTTGATAAAGATGGCACTGTTACTTCTTTGGAAGAAAAACCAAATAAAGCTAAATCAAATTATGCAGTAGTAGGGTTGTACTTTTATCCAAATGATGTAATAAAAAAAGCAAAAAAAGTAAAACCAAGTAAAAGAGGTGAACTTGAGATTACTACATTAAATCAAGACTATCTTAATGAAAATAGATTAAAAGTTGAATTAATGGGTAGAGGGTATGCTTGGCTTGATACTGGAACTCATGAGAGTTTACTTGAAGCTAGTAGTTTTATTCAGACAATTGAAAATAGACAAAGTTTAAAAGTTGCATGCTTAGAAGAGATAGCCTACGAAATGAATTATATCTCTAAAGAACAGTTGCTAATGCTTGCTGAACCACTAAAAAAGAATCAGTATGGACAATATCTAATTGCTAGAGCAAATCAAGGTAAGATTTATGATATTTAA
- a CDS encoding lipopolysaccharide biosynthesis protein — MQDSLKKRYLIKLLSNIVNGIINIVLVAIVPKALGPIAFGQFSYLQQFFSQFIAFLDAGTSTAFFTKLSAKSSRKELITFYFIFTLVLLFTLFLIVYLLRYFDYIAFLLPEIPNEYVFYGALFGFFTWVTQVYIKISDAYALTVSVELIKIMHKIITLVLLLYMVNFLPFDLNIYFYFHFIALVSFLMIITILFIKKSIFSKQILDFKIKYFILVKEFFAFSSPLFMFNVIAIAISLFDIWLLQKVSGSIQTGFYGLAYSIAAMCFLFTSAMTPIISREFSKSYAQNDMEHVKELFQKYIPMLYAISAYFSIFIAFQAENLLHIFTDEKFKDALFVLMIMAFYPIHQTYGQLSGSLFFALEETKIYRNIGLISSLLGLILTYIFIYLLELGAVGFACKMVIIQIISVNIQLYFNVKFLKIKLSPFIFHQIISILFFIVLAYFSAQIVLFEESILGNFLFQGTLYTMFVFITVLFFPFIFSSNKKEIMTFVYSIKQKLKKSK; from the coding sequence ATGCAAGACAGCCTAAAAAAAAGATATCTTATTAAATTGTTATCTAATATTGTAAATGGAATAATAAATATAGTGTTGGTAGCGATTGTCCCAAAAGCATTAGGTCCTATAGCCTTTGGGCAGTTTAGTTATCTACAGCAATTTTTTTCGCAATTTATAGCATTTTTAGATGCTGGAACATCAACAGCTTTTTTTACTAAGTTATCGGCAAAATCTAGTCGTAAAGAACTGATAACTTTTTACTTTATTTTCACTTTAGTTCTATTATTTACTTTATTTTTGATAGTTTATTTGTTGAGATATTTTGATTATATTGCATTTTTATTACCTGAGATACCTAATGAATATGTATTTTATGGTGCTTTATTTGGTTTTTTCACTTGGGTTACTCAAGTATATATAAAAATTTCAGATGCTTATGCTCTTACTGTGTCTGTAGAACTAATAAAAATTATGCATAAAATAATAACACTAGTTTTACTTCTATATATGGTGAACTTTTTACCATTTGATCTAAATATATACTTTTATTTTCATTTTATTGCGTTAGTGTCATTTTTGATGATTATAACTATTTTATTTATTAAAAAATCAATATTTTCAAAACAAATACTTGATTTTAAAATAAAATATTTTATATTAGTTAAAGAATTCTTTGCTTTTAGTTCACCATTATTTATGTTTAATGTTATAGCTATTGCTATTAGTTTGTTTGATATATGGTTATTGCAGAAGGTAAGTGGTTCAATTCAAACGGGGTTTTATGGATTAGCATATTCCATAGCTGCTATGTGTTTTTTATTCACTAGTGCAATGACACCCATTATAAGCAGAGAATTTTCTAAATCGTATGCACAAAATGACATGGAACATGTAAAAGAGTTATTTCAAAAATATATACCTATGCTTTATGCAATTTCTGCTTATTTTAGTATATTTATTGCATTTCAAGCTGAAAACCTTTTGCATATCTTTACTGATGAAAAATTTAAAGATGCTTTATTTGTATTGATGATAATGGCTTTTTATCCTATACACCAAACATATGGTCAACTTAGTGGGTCATTGTTTTTTGCACTAGAAGAGACAAAGATATATAGAAATATTGGGCTTATATCCTCCTTATTAGGATTAATTCTAACATATATTTTTATCTATTTATTAGAATTGGGTGCAGTTGGTTTTGCTTGTAAAATGGTTATAATTCAAATTATTTCAGTAAATATACAATTATATTTTAATGTAAAATTTTTAAAAATAAAATTGTCGCCATTTATTTTTCATCAAATAATATCAATATTATTTTTTATTGTACTTGCTTATTTTAGTGCACAGATAGTTTTATTTGAAGAAAGTATATTAGGTAACTTTTTATTTCAGGGAACTTTATATACTATGTTTGTTTTTATTACAGTGCTTTTCTTTCCTTTTATCTTTTCTAGTAATAAAAAAGAAATAATGACATTTGTCTATAGTATAAAACAGAAGCTAAAGAAATCGAAATAA
- a CDS encoding carbamoyltransferase C-terminal domain-containing protein encodes MTIIGIYDGHNSSASLSIDGEIVCAVQEERFTKRKNETGFPSKAITYIMEKYHLDNSKIDVVAMATTDRTDINNIQYPIDAVFGIDDYIDMMNDYWKPKLSGQEYSKDYAKQIFEAKFSNEKNFYEIPLDFYNLHHDELLVKVQEVVVTSVANFMNLDKAKIKFYDHHTCHAMYGYFANPNKKDKTIAITVDAYGDGRNQTVWKIENDKFELITDSSQCEIGRLYRMVTLYLRMKPLEHEFKVMGLAPYAKDKYSDEVVKVFEELLEFDGLKIVHKTRPANLYEFLNEKLKYFRFDNIAGGIQKYTENMLLELFSKAQKEIGFSNFVFSGGVAMNVKANKAIGDLECVSDLFVAGSSSDESESIGACYFANYEHDVKNKPLNNLYLGTENSKEEVQAYIKENNLDKKYKISQVINTEIAELLAKGEVVARVSGKMEFGSRALGNRSILANPSNPSIIQHINELIKGRDFWMPFAATVLDTYAEKYLVNPKKFDSIYMAIAMDTKKEFLKDIKAGTHPYDETIRPQILTKKQNSDYYDLIEKFSEITGIGSLLNTSYNLHGLPVVNDVSDAIHVFENSGLKYLILDKILISKV; translated from the coding sequence ATGACAATTATAGGTATTTATGATGGACACAATTCATCAGCATCTTTATCGATTGATGGAGAAATAGTTTGTGCAGTGCAAGAAGAACGTTTTACAAAAAGAAAAAATGAGACTGGTTTTCCATCAAAAGCAATTACTTATATAATGGAAAAGTATCATTTAGATAATTCAAAGATCGATGTTGTTGCAATGGCGACAACTGATAGAACTGATATTAATAATATTCAGTATCCGATAGATGCTGTTTTTGGAATAGATGATTATATAGATATGATGAATGATTATTGGAAGCCAAAATTATCTGGACAAGAATATTCAAAAGATTATGCAAAACAAATATTTGAAGCTAAGTTTAGTAATGAAAAGAATTTTTATGAAATTCCATTAGATTTTTATAATTTGCATCATGATGAATTACTAGTTAAAGTTCAAGAAGTTGTTGTAACTAGTGTTGCTAATTTTATGAATCTTGACAAAGCAAAAATAAAATTTTATGATCATCATACTTGTCATGCTATGTATGGTTACTTTGCAAATCCAAATAAAAAAGATAAAACAATCGCTATTACAGTTGATGCCTATGGTGATGGTAGAAACCAGACTGTTTGGAAAATTGAAAATGATAAGTTTGAACTAATTACCGATAGTAGTCAATGTGAAATAGGAAGACTTTATAGAATGGTTACTTTGTATTTAAGAATGAAACCATTGGAGCATGAATTTAAAGTAATGGGCTTGGCCCCATATGCAAAAGATAAGTACTCTGATGAAGTGGTAAAAGTATTTGAAGAATTATTAGAGTTTGATGGATTAAAGATAGTACACAAAACTAGACCTGCGAATTTATATGAGTTTTTAAATGAAAAGTTAAAATATTTTAGATTTGATAATATTGCTGGTGGAATACAAAAATATACTGAGAATATGTTACTAGAACTATTTTCTAAAGCACAAAAAGAGATTGGATTTTCTAATTTTGTATTTAGTGGTGGTGTGGCTATGAATGTAAAAGCAAATAAAGCTATTGGAGACTTAGAATGTGTTAGTGATTTATTTGTAGCAGGGTCATCTTCTGATGAATCCGAAAGTATAGGGGCATGTTATTTTGCAAATTATGAACATGATGTTAAAAACAAGCCATTAAACAATTTATACTTAGGAACAGAAAATTCAAAAGAAGAAGTTCAAGCATATATTAAAGAAAATAATCTAGATAAAAAATATAAAATTTCGCAAGTAATAAACACAGAGATTGCTGAACTTTTAGCTAAAGGTGAAGTTGTTGCTAGAGTTTCAGGAAAGATGGAATTTGGTTCAAGAGCATTAGGAAACAGAAGTATTTTAGCCAATCCATCTAATCCATCTATTATTCAACACATAAATGAGTTAATAAAAGGAAGAGACTTTTGGATGCCATTCGCAGCAACAGTATTGGATACATATGCTGAAAAATATTTAGTTAATCCAAAAAAATTTGATTCGATATATATGGCGATAGCAATGGATACTAAAAAAGAATTTTTAAAAGATATTAAAGCGGGAACTCATCCATATGATGAAACTATAAGACCTCAGATATTAACTAAAAAGCAAAATAGTGACTATTATGATCTAATAGAAAAGTTTTCAGAAATTACAGGTATTGGATCATTATTAAATACTAGTTACAACTTACATGGACTGCCTGTTGTAAACGATGTGTCAGATGCTATTCATGTATTTGAAAATTCAGGATTAAAATATTTAATTCTTGATAAAATTTTGATTTCTAAAGTTTAA